GGGGGACTTTAGCGGAAATGTCCTTTTAGGGTATAAAATAGAGGGGGGGGAGGTGGTGGGCAGGGTGAAGGATACTATGGTATCAGGAAATATGTATTCCTGTCTCAAAGAGGGAGTAGAGGTGGGAAGGGGGGCCCGCTGGGTGGATGGGGGCCTCTATTCCCCACCTATACTTCTCCCCCACCTCTCGGTGTCCACCGGAGGCTGAAGAATGATGACCCTGGAGAAGCTCCTCACCGAACTTGGGGACGAGAACAAGAACATCCTGGCCAGCCATCTGGTACACCTTTCCGACCTCCCTTCCCAGGAGCTGGAGGCCTTCGCCCGGGCCTGGGAGAAGACGGCCACCCACCGCCGCCACCAGCTTGTCAGCCACCTGGTATCCCTGGCCGAGGACAACTCGGAGCTCAACTTCGACACCATCTTCCGCGTCATCCTCGGCGACCCAGACGCCGAGGTAAGAAATAAGGCCGTGGAAGGCCTGGCCGAGTGTGAGGACCCCCAGTTCATTGAGCCCCTCCTGGAGCTAGCGCAAAGGGACACGAGTGAAGAGGTGAGGGCAGCCGCTATCTCCGCATTAGGCCATTTTGCCCTTCTCGCCGAGCTCCAGAAGATAAGGCCCAAGTATGGGCTCCGGATCATGGAGGCCCTCATCGCCCTCATCCGGGACCAGGACCAGCCCCTTGCCGTCAGACGCCGGGCGGTGGAGGCGGTGGCCCCCCTCAGCCAACCCGAGGTAAAGAAGGCCATCACCGAAGCCTATCTCAGCCCCCTGCTCCCCTTGAAAGTCAGCGCCCTCTATGCCATGGGCCGGAACTGTGATAGCCAGTGGCTCTCCATCTTGCTCCCGGAACTGCGGAGCCCGGTGGTCGAAATACGCTATGAGGCGGCGGGGGCCCTGGGCGAGCTAGGAGATGAGGCAGCTATCCCCCATCTGGTCCCCCTCTGCTACGATGAAGATGTCCAGGTCCGGGAGGCGGCTGTCCGGGCCCTGGGAAGAATAGGCGGCCCGGAGGCCAGGCTGGCCCTGCGGCAGTGCCTGCAACAGGCAGACTCCAGGCTCCGCCAGGCCATCCAGGAAGCCACCACGGAGTTGGAGGCCCTGGAAGACCCCTTTGAGGGGTAACAACCTGCCTGTTGAATATCCCGTATCCTCAGGGGGGGTAGTGCTGCGTCGCTCCCTGCAGGGGGTAGAGGTCCTCCTCTGCGGCCAGATGAAAACACCCCTCCTCTGGGGACTGCCCAAGGGCACCCCCAACCCGGGGGAGAACCTGGAGGAGACCGCCCGCCGGGAGGTGACAGAGGAGACCGGCCTCCAGGTGGAGGCGGGAAGAAAGATTGGCTCCATCCGCTACTG
This genomic interval from Chloroflexota bacterium contains the following:
- a CDS encoding HEAT repeat domain-containing protein, with the translated sequence MMTLEKLLTELGDENKNILASHLVHLSDLPSQELEAFARAWEKTATHRRHQLVSHLVSLAEDNSELNFDTIFRVILGDPDAEVRNKAVEGLAECEDPQFIEPLLELAQRDTSEEVRAAAISALGHFALLAELQKIRPKYGLRIMEALIALIRDQDQPLAVRRRAVEAVAPLSQPEVKKAITEAYLSPLLPLKVSALYAMGRNCDSQWLSILLPELRSPVVEIRYEAAGALGELGDEAAIPHLVPLCYDEDVQVREAAVRALGRIGGPEARLALRQCLQQADSRLRQAIQEATTELEALEDPFEG